CAAACAGGACACTCCGAATGGCATGCCCACTGGAGTCCGAGGCGTGCAATCGCTGTTCATACCAGGTACGCACCTTGTAATAATATGGCAACTGATGGAGGTATTTGACCTCACTGTGCATGACGTGCGCGGCTTCCTCTGCATCATCAAAGAGTTGAATCAAACGCATTGCGGTTTGCTCGGCAACGCCGATGACTTTCATGATCTCCAGGATAATTCCCGGGGTACTCCGTCCGTTGCGATGCTGGATGTAGTCTAGCGCTTCGATGCGCGCGTCAGCACCGGCTTGTCCTGGGCACACCCAGACAGGTTCCATTTTATTTAAAGCCATCATCAGCGATATGGAAGTCATGCAGCACCTCGGGTTGTCAAGATTGGTAACCGGTAAACATCAGTTGTGGGGCCCATACGCCCGGGCATCCCGCCCATGACGAAACATCGGAAAAGATTCATTCAGCATGGCCTTGTGAATAGAGGGAAGCTTCCGAAATAGTCGGGTCATTAGGGGTCGATGAATGCTCATCTCCGTGAGCGCATAGCAAGTGGGAAGGACGCAGGTCATCAATGGTTACGGCAGAAACTGTTGCCTTCTCGATGAGTTCAGCATATTGCGTTTCGCCGGTGTAATCCGTGCGAGGGAGTCGCGCCTTGCGAACCCATTTCATGACCGCTTTCCCCGATACACCGCAGACACGGCCAATAGCTTCATAGCTACCGAGCATATTTTTCGCCTTCAGAAGTGAAGCTGCCACATGAGAATGTTCCATACACCGAAAAATAGAACTTGTGGTAACGCTTGTCAAGAACTGTTCGTGTCTGCTACTCTGGTAACCATTGGTTCCAAGGAGGCGCCGACGCCATGACAGAAAAAGAAGCCGGACTGAAAGCATTTGCAGATCGCCTGAACATCAGCCTGGATGCCATCCATTTTGCAGCCAGCGGAGAAGGCCGTCAGGATGCGCTCGCAAAATATATGGGAGTGAGCCAAAAGGGTGCTCGAAAGTGGTTGGTAGGCGAGAGTTACCCCGTTGAGGACAAAAGAAATAGACTCGCAGCGCTTTGCAAGGTGCGCTACGAGTGGCTGATGACTGGCAACGGGGAGCGATATGCAGACGACCGTACGCTGCGCTCTCAGGCAGAAAACATAGAGACCAGGGTTTCAGACTCCTTGATTCGTATCCCCGTCATGAATGTTGAGTGCTCGCAGGGATGCGGGAGATACCCGCCAGATTATGAAACCATGATGGACGAAATCTGCATCAGTGAAACATGGCTTCGCCACAATGCACTGTTTAGCTCCCCATCCAACCTATCCATTATCGTTGGGGTCGGTGACAGTATGAAGCCCACCTATCAAGATGGCGACTTACTACTGGTAGATCGGGGAATAACAGAAATAAAAGTGGATGCCGTATATGTTTTTCGGCTTCACGATGAGATGTATGTGAAAAGACTGCAGTCCCGGCCAGATGGAGCGCTACTGATGATCTCCGACAACAAAGCGTATGAACCTTTTGTGATTACGATCGAAAACCGGGCAGAACTAAAAATCCTTGCACGAATCTTGTTTGCGTTGAACGTCAACAGGCTTTGAGAACGTAACTTATTGTTCTTGACTTTGCGATATTCATAGTTCTATCCTCTTCCCATCGCAGCATTGCGCTGCATGGGAGAACCAACAATGCCAAGCCACGTTGCGCAACCGGCGATCCACCCTGCCCCCCATCCCAACTTCATCACCCTGACTATAAAGCTACCGCATGATGCGCCCATCCACACAATCAACAAAGCCATGCAGGCATTCCAGAGTGAGTTCGGCCATCGCCTGATTCGGGACGACCTGGATTTTATTGTGCCAAAAATATCACGGCGTGTGGGTGTGGCATGAATTACATCAGATCGCGCAAGGCTGATCTACGTTTCGGAAGTGGAAGCTGGAATTACATCTGTCATACGGCACCACCATCATGCTCTACGAAGCACAGAAAACGTAACGCTGCCTATCCCATGAGACTGCGACAAAAATGTTGCTTATAAAAATAAAGGAGCGTAAGGGCATGAATGAAAGTATGGATGAACCCACTCCGGGAAAACGATCAGTACTATTGCAAATCGCACCCGAGCGCGAAATAGCACGAGCAATAACGGGCAGACACGCTCAGTGGTCTGCTACCGGCCAGATGGGTGATTCGTTAATCCGCACCATGCATCTGCTGAGAAATCTATATCGCTTTTGCGTATCGGTGCCATGACTTTTCTGGAGGATCAACCTGACATCGGTAATGTGGCGACCTCTGCGTTGACCTGCCTGCCAGCACTGCCAGATCGACGTTATACGGGGGCCTGAAAGCTCCGGAGATCGATCTAGTAGACATTGGAGATCCGATGGATTAGCCGGTGCTGGTGGAAACGATGCTGCGACGGACACGGCTGGTAGATTAAGGAATACCTATGAACACAGTCTTTTTACTCATGGCGGAATTTGGGCAGGCCGATATACCCCTTGAAATATTGGCCAGTAAATACCTGGGCATGAGCCGCAAGGAATCAGCCATGAAAGCTATGCGTGGTGAGCTCCCCTTCCCCGCGTTTCGCATGGGATCGCAGAAGTCGCCCTGGATGGTGCGCGTCACCGATCTTGCTGAGTACCTGGATTCCGCACGAAAGAAGTCCACACAGGATTGGGAGGCGCGGCAGAGCGCGCGCCATTAGCCAGCTCGCGCTTCAGCCGTTACTGATGTCCTAATAATGGTACCGGCAGGAAATAATAATCAGATCTATAGTCGTGGTGCGATAAACCAGCCGGTTAACGTCGTCAATACGCCGGGACCAGTATCCTGAGAGGTTTTCCCGCAGTGGCTCTGGCTTACCAATGCCCGAGTGCGGGTTCCGCAGGCAATCTCGTATCAGCGCATTCACTCTTCGGAGTGTTTTCCGATCCTGCCCTTGCCAGTATTCATAATCTTCCCAGGCGGCCAGCGTCCAGGAGATGCGCTCAGGCATCAGCCAGTCCACGGGGAGATGTTTGCCCTGCCTGATCTTGTGCTATGGATTGCACCAGGTGTGCAGCATTGGCCGGCGAGCGCAGCAGGTGAACCGTTTCCATCAGGCTGTCAAAAAGATCCTGCGAAAGCAAAACCGCGTTAGACGATCCACGCCTCGTAATGATGGTAACATCGGCATCTTCAACGGCTCTGTCCATTACCGCCTTCAGATTGTCACGGGCTTCCGAATAACTCACAACGTGCATAACCATCACTCCTGTCCAACAATACGTACAAGTATGATGGGCGATCGCCCTGTGGTCAACCGTACCCGCCTTAGCTCGAAATGATGTATGTGCTTGGACAGATTCAAGGGGGGAAATCCAACATGAGTACAACATTGCAGATGGATAGAACGTAACACACTGTTTATAAATAGGTTTTTATTTTTAGTCGTCCAGTCGAGCATGGGGGCGACAGATAATATGCTATTTCTTGTTTTCTCTGCATTATTGTTGATTGTCATAGGGTTTCCTTGCTTTCCCTCTTTCCATAATATCGTTCATACGGGGCTTTTGTGCATCACCGAGAATGCGCGAGTCGGCAAAAACCGGCCGGCGAGGCCTGCAGGTTTCCCGCGAAGGGACTATCCTTCAGATCGACGCCACATGCCGCCCCATTCTGACAGGAGATGCACCATGATTTTTCCTCGACCATTTGCCATAGCTGCTCAGCGGCCGTGTGGCGGCCTTCCCCCAGCCTGCTGGAGTACACTCTGGTTCTGGGCCACCTTTTCTGGCACTAGTGAACAGATTGGCTGGTAACGCCCATCCCGTCGCCGAACCTTCCGGTTGGCTCAACAAAAATGTGTTGCTCCTGTCTTTATCGGCGTTCTTTGCCGACGGGGGCTATCAGGCGGTCACCGCTGTTTTCCCCCTGCTGATCATTTTTGGGATGAAAGAACCTCCCTATGTCTATGGCCTGCTGCTGGCGCTGGCCTTCGGCGGCGGATCCCTGTTCGCCTTCCTGGGGGGAATGGCCGGCGACAGATACAACAGAAAAACCGTAGCGCTCGCTGGCAATCTGCTCATTCCCCTGATGTCCATCGCTGGTTTTTTCTCCAATGTCTGGATCGTCGGCATCCTTTTTACCTTGGGCTGGTGGGCGCGTTTCTTCCGGACGCCGGCGCGGCGGGCCATGCTGGTGGAGGTATCCAAGCCGGAACACCGCGCAAAGGTTTTCGGGTTTCTTCATGCGCTGGATGTAGGGGGCGGTCTGGTTGCGGTGATCTATGCCATCATTCTGATCCTATACCATGTTTCCTACCACGACATCCTTCTCGTGAGCATTTTTCCCATTCTGATCTCCAGCGTCTGCCTAGCCTTCGTGCACTACGTGCCATTCGCGGCGGCTACGCCGTCCACAGGCACTGTCCCCGCCTCGAAGGTTCAGTTTCCCCAATATCCTCCGCGCATCAACCGGCGAGTCTTCCGTTTCGTGCTTCTGGCCGCGACGCTCTTCGGATTCAGTTACTACGCGCTGGGCTTCCCTATTCTTTCGGTGGCAGAGACACAGGCCAGCGCCGCACTGGGTGTCCTGACCTTCGGCATCTACCTGGGTTTTTCTTCTATAGCCGGCTACGTACTGGGGTCCAGCGCCCTGCGTCCTATCCGCGCCCTTTGGACGACCGGCTACGCCCTGGCCGGGGTGGGCTCCCTGATTATCGGAGTATCCTATCTGGTGGACTCCGGTCTCCTGCTGTTCTATGTGGGGGCAGCCGCGTTGGGAATCGCCACCGGAGCCGTTGAGACATTTGAACCGGTGCTGACCTCTTATCTGGTGCGGTCTGGCGATCTTTCTGGAGGGATGGGATTACTGAGCATGAGCCGGGCGCTGGGCTTATTCGTCTCGAATGTCATCATGGGGGTCATTTTTACGGCAGATCAACTGGATTCGTATCTCTACGCCTGTATTACGGCGATTCTCGGCGCCGGCATTCTGGCACTCACGGAACGCTGGCTACATCGGCAAAAGACGCTCTCCTCCGACTTTCGCTCCAAAGCGTCCTCGGAACCGTGACCGGCGGTCCAGCATATCTGGTTACCCGATGGCAAGGTGGCATATCTTGGCGTTGCGCTGAATAAAGCGCCTAACGCACGGGCCTGCCGCGTCCGCCACGCCGGCCACGACAGGCTTCCACACGATTTTTCCGCACTCCGCGCGGCAAAGGCTGATCATCCAGATAAACCAACAGGGATTGCAGAGTGGCCGATGTGCCCAGGGCAATCAGTTTGACCCCCTTACCCTTGGGTAGGTTTTTGACCTCGGTCAAAGGAAACAGCAGGCCACGCCCGTCTGAAGATAGACAGAACGCTTCCGCCTGAAGGTCGGTGACGCGGATCAAAGGCAGGGGGCGCTCCTTCGCGTCCAGGGTCAAGAAGGCCTTGCCCGCCCGGTTCCGGCCGGTCATGTTTTCCAGCGTGGTCAGGAATCCATAGCCACCGGTTCCAGCCACCAGCCAAAGGCTGTCGCCGGCGCCGCAGGCTACGCAAGCCAGCACGCCGCCCGGTTGAAAATCCACCTGGCTCGACACCGGAATGCCGTCGCCCCGCCCGCCCGGTATTTGCGCCACGGCTATGGAGTAAGCACGCCCCGAATGATCCAGCAGGACCAGAGTATCCACGGATCGCACCTCGAAGGCCTGCAACAAGGCATCACCTTCCTTGAAACCCAGGGTCGCCGTATCCAGCCCGTGGCCGGAGCGGGTACGCAGCCAGCCTTTTTGGGAGACGATCACCGTAACGGGTTCATCCGCAATGGCAGCGGCAATGGTCTGAATGGATTTGTTGGTGATGGCAGTATCGGCTTCCAGCAGGGTGCGACGATCATCGCCAAATTTTTGGGCGTCGGCCTGGATTTCTGCGGCGATCAATGCCCGCAGTCGCGACTCATCCTGCAGGAGTGCGCTCAGGTACGCGGCCGTTTCCCGTTTGTCGGCCAGTTCCTTTTCCAGTTCGATGCCGGCGAGTCGCGCCAGTTGCCGCAGACGAATCTCCAGGATATCTTCCGCCTGAATCTCGCTGAGGTCGAAGTGGGCCATGAGGTCGGCCTTGGGGTCGTCGGACTCGCGGATTACACGGATCACCGCATCAATATCCAGCAGCACCCGTAAACGACCTTCGAGAATATGAATGCGCGTCAGGGCCTTGTCGAGGCGGAACTGACTACGCCGCCGTACGGTAGTCACCCGATAGCGCACCCACTGCCGTAATATCCGGGGGAGCGGCATACACGGTGCTTTGCCATCCAGATCCAGCACCGTGAGATTCACCGACTGATTGGTTTCCAGCGAGGTGCGGGCCAGCAGGTAGGTCATCAGACTCTGCGGGTCCTGGTTGCGCGAGCGCGGCTCGATGACGATCCGCACGGCATGGGCCTTGCCCGACTCGTCGCGCACGGTATCCATCTGAGACAGCATGGCGTTTTTTGTCGTCTGCTGCTCCGGGGTAAGCGCCTTTTTTTTGCCTTCCCCTTTGGCTTGCGGGTTGGAAAGGGTTTCTATCTCCGAGAGGATTTGTGCGGTGGACACCCCCGGTGGCAGTTGCTGTACCGCGATACGCCACTCCCCGCGCGCCAGCTTTTCGACCTCCCAGCGGGCCCGCACCCGGATGCTGCCGCGCCCCGACAGATAGGCCTCGCGGATTTGCCCGGGCGTCGAGATAATCTGGCCACCGCCAGGGAAGTCGGGACCGGGAATCGATTGCAGTATTTCGTCATCGGCCATGTCCGGGCGCAGGACCAACTCCGCACAGACCTGCGCCAGTTCGCGCAAATTGTGGGGCGGAATCTCCGTAGCCATGCCGACCGCGATACCGGAGGCGCCGTTCATCAGTAGGAAGGGCAACCGAGCAGGCAAGGTGACGGGTTCTTCCAGTGTTCCGTCATAGTTGCTGCGAAAATCGACCGTGCCCTCGTCCATTTCTGCCAGCAGCAGTTCGGAAATGGGGGTCAGATTGGCTTCGGTATAGCGCATGGCGGCGGCCGAGTCGCCGTCCAGAGACCCGAAGTTGCCCTGCCCATCCACCACCGGGTAGCGCAGGGTGAAGTGCTGGGCCATACGCACCATGGCGTCATACACCGAAGTGTCGCCGTGGGGGTGCCACTTGCCGATCACCTCGCCCACCACCCGGGCGGACTTGACATGCTGTGGGGAGCGTTGCAGCCCCATGTCGCGCATAGCATAGAGAATTCGCCGTTGCACTGGTTTCTGGCCATCGGCCAGCGCCGGAATCGCCCGCCCGGTTACCACGCTCATGGCATAGGCAAGGTAAGCACGCGCGGCATATTCCGCGAGCGGCGGCTCCCCAGGTTCGCTAGGGTCCGGGGCGCCCTCCCCGGGTGGCGGAGGCGGTGGTGCTGGCGAGGCAGCAGATAACGCTGCGAGCCCCTGTACCGCTTCGGCTGATACCGGAGCAGGCGTGTCGTCGGTGACCGCCCCGGTTTCCGAGGGGTGCGCATTACCGATGAGATCAAAAAGATCCCGGGTATTATCCATGTCCGAAACTCCCCGTCTCAAATATCGATATCCGCCGTCCAGCCGTCCCGCTCCATCCATTCGCGACGCCCGCCGGCGGACTGTTTGGCCATCAGCAGGCTGAAGCGGGCATGCAGCGCCGCCTGATCGGCCGCCGTCATGGACAACGGGACGAGGGAACGGGTGTCGGGGCACATGGAGGTTTCCCAGAGTTGATCCGGGTTCATCTCACCCAGGCCTTTGAAACGCTGCACCGAGATGGCACTTTCCTTGACGCCTTCGGTGCGCAGGCGCTCTATCGCCGCGTCCCGCTCCGCCTCTGCCTCGCAGTAGATTTTACGGGCCTTGCCGCGCCAGGTGGTATCCACCCGGTATAAAGGCGGCTTGACCACGAATACATGGCCGCGTTGCAACAGCGCCGGGAAGTGCCGCAGAAACAGGGTCAGAATCAGCACCTGAATATGGCTGCCGTCCACATCGGCATCGGATAGGATCATGATTTTGCCGTAGCGCAGCCCGGCCAGCACCCGATCCGGGTCCGCCTGGAAACCGTGTGCCTCAATGCCCAGGGCTACCGCCATATTGTGGACTTCCTGGTTCTTGAAGATCTGGTCTGCGTCCACTTCCCAGGTGTTGAGCACCTTGCCCCGCAGCGGCAGCAAGGCCTGATATTCCTTGTCGCGCGCCGCCTTGGCGGAACCGCCGGCAGAGTCCCCTTCGACCAGAAACAACTCATTGCGCTGAATATCCTCACTTTCACAATCCGTCAGTTTGCCGGGGAGTGTCGCCAGCCCCGAGCCTTTCTTACGCTCGATTTTTTGCGCGGCGCGGGTACGGGCCTGGGCATTCTGGATCGCCAGATCCGCAATCGCCTTCCCCGCATCCGGATGGCTGTTGAGCCAGAGTTCCAGCGGATCACGCACGGTCTGCGCCATCAGCTTATAGGCGTCGCGGCTGGTAAGCTTGTCTTTGGTCTGCCCCTGAAACTGCGGGTCCAGCACGCGCGCCGACAGCACCAGCGCCATCTTCCCGGTAACATCATCCTGTACCAGTTTAAGCTTGGCGGGGACGAGACTGTGATGCTCCATGAAACTGCGCACCGCCTCGAAAACCCCGGCCCGAAAGCCCGACTCGTGGGTACCGCCGTCCAACGTCGGGATCAGGTTGACGTAAGTTTCCGGGTTAGGTGCGGCGCCGTTGATCCAACAGAGCGCCCAACCCGCACCCTCCCCTTTCGCAAAACCGTTACTATCCCCGTCCTGGTAGGAGGCTCCTGCAAAAATCGGAGTGGCCAGTTCGAGATCAGCGACGATTTCCGCGAGGTATTCCGCCAGACCTTCGCTATATTTCCAGACGACGGGTTCCTGCTCCGGGAGGGTGAGGCTCACTTGCAGACCAGGGAGGAGAATGGCCTTGGCGCGCAGGAGATGGGTGAGCTCGCGGATATTGATTTTGGCGGAGTCGAAATACTGCCCATCCGGCCATACCTGAACCCGCGTACCGTGGGTGCGCGGGCCGCAGTCCTCCAGCCGGGTCAGCGCCTCGCTCACGTCCCCCTGCGTAAACACCAGCCGATAGCGACCGTTTCCCGATCCCTGGGGGTCGCGGGTTTTGATCTCGACTTCCACCCGCTGGGACAGGGCATTGGTGACCGCCACGCCCACCCCATGCAAACCGCCGGAAAAGCGATAGGCTGACTCCAGGTCCGTCTTATCGAACTTGCCGCCTGCATGCAGGGTCGTGAAGGCCAACTCGGCCGCCGGACGAGACTCGCCGGACGGAATGCCGACGGGGATGCCGCGGCCATTGTCCTCGACGATCACCGAGCCATCGTCACGGACCGTCACGTCGATGCGCGTCGCCTGGCCGGCCAGGGCTTCATCGGCGGCGTTATCGATCACTTCCTGAATGATGTGGGTAGGGCAGGTGGTACGGGTATACATGCCCGGACGCAACTTGACCGGTTCGAGTCCCTTGAGGACGGTGAATTGTTCGGCGCTATAGCTCAAATGGTGGTTTCCTTCTGCCTCCCCCTATCATAAGGCTGAAAAGGCCGGATGGGCAGCCCTCTGGCGCCACGCGCAGTGGCCGCCATATGAGCTATTCCCTTTCATAGATCACCATGATGGTAAGCAGTCTAGACTATTTTTTGGCGATAGATGAAATGCAACCCCGATTGTTCGCGTCGGGAACGCAATATAATTTGTCCGCCCAACTGTTCGGCAATGGCGCGAACAATGGTTAAGCCCAGACCGCTCCCGTCTCCCGTTATACCGGGGATACGATAAAAAGGATCAAATATGCGTTCCGACTCCTCAGCCGGAATACCCGGCCCACTATCTATAACTTCCAACAGCGCATATTCCCCTTCCCGATAGGCACGCACGGTCACCTCGGAATTTTCCGGACTATAGCGCAAGGCGTTATCCGCCGCGTTGCGTAATAGGCTGTAAAAGGCGGCAGCGCTTCCCTGTACCCACAACGCCGTTGAGGCATCCAGTCCAAAATCTATTTTTTTCTGCTCTGCCAATGGATAAAGATCTTCCACTGTTTGGCGGGCGATTACCGCCAAGTCCACTGGCTCAAAGCTGGACGGGGCGGTCTGCTGCCGGGCCAGACCCAGTAACTGATCGAGCAAATGACGGGACCGCTCCAAGCCACTTTGCAAAGGCAACACGCGTTTTCGGCATTCCGAGAGAGAATCAGCCCGCTCCAGATTCTGCACCTGGAGCGACAATGCGGTTAACGGGGTACGTAGTTCATGGGCGGCGTCGGCAATGAATCGACGCTCTTGCTCCAGCAATATCCGAATCCTTTCCAGCAACCGATTGATGGCCTGAAGAAATGGGGCAATCTCCTCCGGCACTTGCTCTAGAGAAAGCGGCTCAGGACGATCGGCATTTTGCCGATCCATGACTTGGGCCAGACTCTGGATCGGGGCCAAACTACGCCGCACAATAACGTGCGAAAAAACAATCAACAAGGGCACCAAAAACAACAAGGGCAGCAGGGTGCGCCGTGCGCTGGCAATAGCCGCGTCGCTACGCAAATCGGTGGACTGGGCCACTGCCAATGCTTCACCAGGCCCCTGTCGCCGAACAAAAACCCGCCATTCCTGACCATCCACTGCAAGCGTATGAAAACCTGATGACAATTGCGGAGGAAGTTTCAGGGGAATATCCACCCCCTTGCAGTTTACCAGGCATAACGGCTCAACGACGATGCGCACATCCGAGTCGGCATCCACCGGCTGTCGACCATAGCGATAGGTATTCCGCCAGATCTGGGGAGGCACCAGTGCAGCGATCTGCTGCAGTGAGGCATCCTGGTAATCCTGTGCTTCATTCAGAGCCAGAAAGAAAGACGCCAATCCGGCAAACAATCCCATACAGACAATAGCGATACTCAACCCAATGGACAAGCGTCCCTGCAAAGAACGTTTCATGGCTGACGCGGGATCATCCAACCCGCGCCACGCACATTCTTGATGACTTTGGCACCGAGCTTCTTACGCAGACCGTGAATCAGAAAATCGATGCTATTACTCTCTACACCTTCGTCCCAGCCATACAGGCGCTCTTCGAGTTGCGCACGACTGAGTATGGAACCTGGACGTAGCAACAGTGCCTGCAATAAAGCAAACTCCTTATTGGTCAACAGGACACTGAGTTCTCCGATCTGCGCCGTGTGTGTGCTTAGATCGAGCTGCAGAGATCCGTTACCTAACACCGGCGAGCCCTGCCCGCCCTGACGACGGATGATGGCGCGCAAACGAGCCAGCAACTCGCTCATGGCAAAAGGTTTGACGAGATAATCATCAGCCCCCAAGTCCAGCCCCTCCACCCGATCCGTCAATGCGTCGCGGGCGGAAATAATAATGATTGGCAGGGAGTTACCTCCTGCACGCACACGTTGCAACAACGTGCAACCATCCAGTTTGGGCAAACCCAAATCCAGAAAAATGGCCTGATGTTCCTGATTGGCAATCGCCCGCAAAGCGGTTTCACCATCACGCACCCAGTCCACTGCATAAGCCGCGTCCCGTAGCGCAACTGAAATGGCTTCACCGATCATTCGGTCGTCTTCAACCAGAAGAATACGCATTTTTTAGTGCTTAACTCCCAAACAACTTGTAAAACCCGCCCCAAGGAGCGGGTTCACCCACTAAACACTATAGACCATCAATCCGCATGTTTGCCCTCAATCGAGTTCTCCAGAACGGCTCCGGTCCTGGCGTCAACGCCTACTTCGTGGCTGACACCACCCTTCTTGATGTCGAAAGAATATCGCAAGCCACTGCCACCTTTCTCCTTTTCCAGTTCCTGATCGGTGATCTTTCCAGGATACGCCCGCAAAGCAGTAATGCGTGCCTGTGCGATACTGATCTTCGCCTCGCCAGCCAATTCCTGACCGGTAAAAGCGTAAGCACCAAAAGCATACAGGAACAAAACCCCGCCCAAAATACCACTTGCCAACTTTGTAGACACCTTCATGATATCGCTCCTTTTTAATGAATTGAGATGCAGATGAATCCATTTGTCTCCATCTGTTCTCACTATACCCCCCAGCGTTAGCGCAAAATTAGCGCGGATGGAGGCAGAAGAAGAGGCAAACGGGTTGCCGCACATCGAAGGTGACAGCCGCACCATCTACAGCGTAGGCGCCATGATGCGCAAGGCTCCGTGACCAGCCACATTCTGCAACGGGAAATAAACGCGATGGGTTTGCGGATCAACGGCCACGGAGTGCGCTTCATAGGCGAGATAATTACGTCCAAGCAATCGTAACTGCTTTCCTTTAAGTTGGAAGACCGCTACTACACCACTTTCGCTCGCGACATAAAGGCGTTGCAGCCCAGGGTCGAAAGCGAGCACGTCGGGATGCCGACCGGTTTTATGCACGGACAGCACATGCATGTCGCGCATGTTGAGGAGCAGCAGCCTGGCGTTGCCGTCGCAAGCAACGAAAGCGAGACGGGCTGGCGCGTCGATCAGCAGACTGTGGTCATGAACGCAGGTATCCGGCAGCCGATAACGCTGGACGATCGCATTGCTGCGCGGATCGATCGCCACAATCTCGTTACGGGTCTGCACATCAGCGAATACCAACTGGCTAACGGGGTCGTATTGCGAGTTGCCAACTTCGCCACCCATGGCAATGGTGGCGACCCGCCGGTGGTTGCGGGTGTCAACCACCGTTTCGGTCTGTCCCGTCTCGTCAGAGATGAACAGCTCGTGTACCTTCGGCGCGTAGGCCATGCCATCGGGGTGAACACCGGTGGGCACATGGGCGATGATGTGCAATGTCTTCTCGGAAATGACTTCGAGTTGGTTGATCGCGGTCGCATTCGCAAATACTTCATCCAGTTCTGGTACCGCCAGCA
This sequence is a window from Acidithiobacillus ferridurans. Protein-coding genes within it:
- a CDS encoding PepSY domain-containing protein; translated protein: MKVSTKLASGILGGVLFLYAFGAYAFTGQELAGEAKISIAQARITALRAYPGKITDQELEKEKGGSGLRYSFDIKKGGVSHEVGVDARTGAVLENSIEGKHAD
- a CDS encoding response regulator, which gives rise to MRILLVEDDRMIGEAISVALRDAAYAVDWVRDGETALRAIANQEHQAIFLDLGLPKLDGCTLLQRVRAGGNSLPIIIISARDALTDRVEGLDLGADDYLVKPFAMSELLARLRAIIRRQGGQGSPVLGNGSLQLDLSTHTAQIGELSVLLTNKEFALLQALLLRPGSILSRAQLEERLYGWDEGVESNSIDFLIHGLRKKLGAKVIKNVRGAGWMIPRQP
- a CDS encoding YncE family protein, whose product is MRTVRYIMVAALLSTGLLGTVTAAAENTSVLPLRVVHADLPLPGKPDQAYVPIDQQSTGKAPLKKDTNRFDYESIDPQRQLLFISHLGADSVDVVDLRNNRVIANIKGVPAVHGVLAVPELDEVFANATAINQLEVISEKTLHIIAHVPTGVHPDGMAYAPKVHELFISDETGQTETVVDTRNHRRVATIAMGGEVGNSQYDPVSQLVFADVQTRNEIVAIDPRSNAIVQRYRLPDTCVHDHSLLIDAPARLAFVACDGNARLLLLNMRDMHVLSVHKTGRHPDVLAFDPGLQRLYVASESGVVAVFQLKGKQLRLLGRNYLAYEAHSVAVDPQTHRVYFPLQNVAGHGALRIMAPTL
- a CDS encoding sensor histidine kinase — protein: MKRSLQGRLSIGLSIAIVCMGLFAGLASFFLALNEAQDYQDASLQQIAALVPPQIWRNTYRYGRQPVDADSDVRIVVEPLCLVNCKGVDIPLKLPPQLSSGFHTLAVDGQEWRVFVRRQGPGEALAVAQSTDLRSDAAIASARRTLLPLLFLVPLLIVFSHVIVRRSLAPIQSLAQVMDRQNADRPEPLSLEQVPEEIAPFLQAINRLLERIRILLEQERRFIADAAHELRTPLTALSLQVQNLERADSLSECRKRVLPLQSGLERSRHLLDQLLGLARQQTAPSSFEPVDLAVIARQTVEDLYPLAEQKKIDFGLDASTALWVQGSAAAFYSLLRNAADNALRYSPENSEVTVRAYREGEYALLEVIDSGPGIPAEESERIFDPFYRIPGITGDGSGLGLTIVRAIAEQLGGQIILRSRREQSGLHFIYRQKIV